Proteins from a genomic interval of Flammeovirgaceae bacterium SG7u.111:
- a CDS encoding ABC-F family ATP-binding cassette domain-containing protein, which yields MISVDNLAVEFSGSTLFSEVSFVVNPTDKIALMGKNGAGKSTMMKIVAGEQKPTRGHVRAPKDAVIAYLPQHLLTEDNCTVFEEAAKAFKQVFEMRDQMAELNHALETRTDYESAEYMAIIEKVSDLGEKYYQLEDVNYDAEVEKALKGLGFKPEDFTRQTKEFSGGWRMRIELAKILLQKPDLILLDEPTNHIDIESVIWLEDFLVNKANAVMVISHDRAFIDNITNRTIEVTMGKIYDYKANYSHYLQLREDRRQHQIKAYQEQQKFIADNMAFIERFKGTYSKTNQVNSRERMLEKLEKIEIDEVDTSALKLRFPPAPRSGDHPVTVSDVSKSYGDKVVFKNASMSISRGEKVAFVGRNGEGKSTMIKAILKEIEVEGTCQLGHNVKVGYFAQNQASLLDPNLTIFQTVDEVAEGDVRTQIKNILGGFMFQGDDIDKKVSVLSGGEKTRLAMVKLLLEPVNLLILDEPTNHLDLKSKDVLKEALKAFDGTLILVSHDRDFLKGLSQKVFEFKDKRVIEHFETIDAFLERNRIKSIAEINLMK from the coding sequence ATGATTTCAGTTGATAATTTAGCCGTTGAGTTCAGCGGTTCTACCTTGTTTAGTGAGGTGTCTTTTGTGGTAAACCCTACCGATAAAATAGCCTTGATGGGCAAAAACGGTGCGGGTAAATCGACCATGATGAAGATAGTGGCGGGGGAGCAAAAGCCTACCCGTGGGCATGTGCGTGCGCCCAAAGATGCGGTAATTGCTTATTTGCCACAGCATTTGCTCACCGAAGATAATTGTACGGTGTTTGAAGAAGCAGCCAAGGCTTTTAAGCAGGTGTTTGAAATGCGCGACCAAATGGCGGAGTTGAACCATGCCCTCGAAACCCGAACAGATTATGAAAGCGCCGAGTACATGGCCATCATTGAAAAAGTTTCTGATTTGGGCGAAAAGTACTACCAGCTAGAGGATGTAAATTACGATGCTGAGGTGGAAAAAGCCTTGAAGGGTTTGGGTTTCAAGCCTGAGGATTTTACCCGCCAAACTAAAGAATTTAGCGGTGGGTGGCGGATGCGAATTGAGCTAGCGAAGATTTTGTTGCAAAAGCCTGACCTGATCTTGCTTGATGAGCCTACCAACCACATCGACATAGAATCGGTGATCTGGCTGGAAGATTTTTTGGTGAACAAGGCCAATGCGGTAATGGTCATCTCTCACGATAGGGCTTTTATCGACAATATTACCAATCGCACCATTGAGGTGACGATGGGGAAAATTTACGATTATAAGGCGAATTATTCGCATTACCTCCAACTAAGGGAAGACCGCAGGCAGCACCAGATAAAAGCATACCAAGAGCAGCAGAAGTTTATAGCCGACAACATGGCTTTTATAGAGCGTTTTAAAGGAACATATTCCAAAACCAACCAAGTGAACTCTCGTGAGCGGATGTTGGAAAAATTGGAAAAAATAGAGATTGATGAGGTAGATACTTCGGCTTTGAAGCTCCGTTTCCCGCCAGCTCCTCGTTCGGGCGATCATCCTGTAACAGTCAGCGATGTATCCAAATCGTATGGGGATAAAGTGGTATTCAAAAATGCGAGTATGTCTATTTCTAGGGGTGAAAAGGTTGCTTTTGTGGGAAGGAACGGAGAAGGGAAATCGACCATGATCAAAGCTATTTTGAAGGAGATAGAGGTAGAAGGGACGTGCCAGTTGGGGCACAATGTGAAAGTGGGCTATTTTGCCCAAAACCAAGCTTCTTTATTAGATCCTAATCTGACTATTTTCCAAACTGTAGATGAGGTAGCCGAAGGAGATGTCCGTACCCAAATCAAGAATATCCTAGGTGGGTTTATGTTCCAAGGCGATGATATTGACAAGAAAGTTAGCGTACTTTCGGGTGGGGAAAAAACAAGGCTGGCGATGGTGAAGCTCTTACTTGAGCCTGTAAACTTGCTCATATTGGATGAACCGACCAACCATCTCGATCTGAAGTCGAAAGATGTGCTCAAGGAAGCGCTAAAAGCTTTTGATGGTACGCTGATTTTGGTTTCCCATGACAGAGACTTCTTGAAAGGGCTTTCCCAAAAAGTATTCGAATTCAAAGACAAGCGGGTAATTGAGCATTTTGAAACAATTGACGCTTTCTTGGAGCGCAATAGGATCAAAAGCATTGCCGAGATCAACCTGATGAAGTAG